TGGAAAGACGAATGAAGCATTCACATTCACATTCACTGGAGAATAAGGATAAGTATATAGCTCACTTGTAAGTCTGGAGAAGATCCTCGACATCTCTTAGCCTCCGGTTATCGCGGCAAATCGCTGGAATCTCAACCATTGTGTTGTATGGTCCACTGAACTCCTTCAACCCCTCGACATGGAACGGGTTTATCAACCGGGAGTCCAGCGTCGTCTCTCGCTTGTAATTGGGGCTCCACATGTCCCCCACATACTGTGGAGAAATCGCGCTGGTTGAGGAGAACGATGACGTCGGAGAAGACGAGGAGCCGTGGTGAACCAACGGAGGATCTGCGAGTTTGCAGTATACCCCAGCCATGCATCTCACCATCTCCTCGGAGAGGTTGTTTGGAGTTTCAGGGATGTGGTCAGCTACATTTGTGCCCAGATACTCTGCTAAGCTGATCACCCCGGCTGCGGCAGCATCTTCCTGCTCAACAAAATCATGAAAAGAAGCTTAGACCTTAAGAATCTTACACAGCTCCACAGAGTAGCTACATTTCAATCATTTGAATCCCTGTCACTCTTCTTATGATCTTACAACCAAACTAAAATATATTGTTCTAAAATCTATAGCAAGTTTTTTACATCATATTGACATTGTGTACCATGGAGTAAATTCCAATGTCCTAAAATTAGCATATCCTTTTTCCAAAGAGAAAACCATTACCTCCAAAAATGAGAAAGGCTGAGAGTGGCACGAGCGCAGGGCCCTCGCAAGACTCTCCTCCGACGGCGATATCCTGGACGAACAGATGCCACGGCACGACAACGCGGACTGGCAGCGGAGCGCATCAGAGTCATTCGGTCTATCCAAGCACGCCGACGTAGAGCAGTCCATCAACGGATCATTCCACTTCTtacggggcggcggcgggggcgggtaGCTGGACCGGAGCACGGCATCGCCTCTGCCCTTGCAAGAGACCCTGGCACCGGGTGCCTCCCGGAGCTGGCCGGACCACCGCGCGCTCACCGACGGCTTCAGCGCCTCCCGGCGATCAGGGGGGGACAATGCAGGCGCCTGCTGCTCGAACGCCTGCCGGTAGAGGGTGAGCAGGTACTGCTCCATGTTCTTGACCTCCAGCTCCAGCGTGGCGATCTCCCGGATCAGCTCGTTGGCGGCCTGTGGGATGGAGGTGAACTGAACTGATGAGCATTGCTGCAGGGAAGAGAAAAATCATTGAACGGCTAGCTGTTCTTGGGCCTACCTTTGGCACTGGCATCTCGTGCAGGAGGTTGTTGACCGGGGCAGCGTCCGGCCCCATGGCTTTCTCCAGGGCGCCACGCACCACCTGCTGATCCTTGAGGTGCTTTTCTAGTTGAAGAATCTGCATCACGCTATCACGTGAGTCTGCTGCTGTGCTAAAGGCAAATTTCATCAGCAAAGGTAGAACTAGCAAAGCCTAGTGAGACTGTGAGAGATTGGATAATACAGAACATTTTCTTCAGCCAAGAAAACAGAAGAAGAAACATTTGTCAACCAAGTTCACAGAAACAGAGTATGTTGAGCAACTTCTCGCTcaacaaaaaatgccacctactgtaaATCGTCAAGGCCACCTACTGTCCAGCTAAAATTGAAAGAAAAAAGCGCCTAGCAAGCACGCGGATAAGATGGAAATGCAGCTTATTATCTGCATTAAACTATGAACTTTCCTGGTAAAAAATAAAATACCTCAAAGGCGAGATGTCAACAGCAAATCTACGGAAAGTCGTAGAATTTTACGGTGATTTAGCAGTACCTCTTTTCTGAGGGAGCTTTGCGCTCCTCTCCCAGGCTGCACCTCCTTACTCAAATCGCTCTTCACCTTGGCCTTCACGCCTTCCTGGTAAACAGAATCGGAACAGGGTCGCTCAAAATCAAAGAAACTGCAGCAAAAACAATGTTGAAGATGCACATGAGGAGGAGAAATCTTACCGCTTGCTTAGGCGGGACAAAAGTTTTGTCTGAAGCATAGAGCGCATCTTTGCCACACATCTTGTCAAGATCGCTGCCGTTCACAAGCCACAAGGAGGAGAATCTCGGTGTGAGAATTCTTCACAAGAAAACCAAAGAAGCCGGCAGAGGCAAATCTCTTAGGACGGACCTGTTGGAACGCCTGTGCGAGCCGAAGGACTTGATTGCCTTGGCGAAGGCCCGGTGGCCCTTCTTCTCGTGCGCCTCCACCTCCATTGCTCGGCAGTCGGCACCTCCCAATAACTGCAACGAACGCAGGGCCCAAACCGCCGTGAGCAGCAGCAAAACTACAAGCAGGCGGCAGGGGAAGCTCTAGGGCACGggagacaaggaggaagaagaggaggaggaggaggagggacaaGAACAAGACAGAAACTTACTCGGCGTCGGCGGTCAGAGCTCCGGTGCAGGGAGGGAGGAGAAGGAACCAACCCAGCAGCGGCAAACGAGGAGCTCCAAAATGCAGTGTGGCTTCTTGCGAGGCCACAGTAAGCTCCAAATAATCTGTATATCCACCAGACCACCACcaccctcctcctctctctcgctgtCCTCAGGTCAACAACTGAACTAAACAGCGGCCATtttagagagggagagggaagcaAGCAAGGGgcctctctgtttctctccctccCCAGCTGCTCTGCAAGAAGAACCCACCCACTGCCTGCCTTCACGTTTATATACTGGCAGCACACCCACCACCACCAATGGCTCACACGCACCGGCGAGCGAAAAGGCCTCCCGTTGACTGTGACCCCTCGTGAAAATGCCACGCTCAACTTTCCCCCTGGTTCCTTGTTACCATGGATAAATACTACGTACCTCAGCCCAGCTCAGCTCACCGTCCACAGCACCTTTTCACCCAGGCCAGGGAAATCATACCATACCATTAtcatatccctctctctctctcccggccTCTTCGTTCTCGCTGCTCGCAAAACTGGGGAAAGGGGCAGCTTTTTATACCGCTAACCATGCCAGCTCGGTTATTATTTGTGTGTTAGGCTTTCTGCTACAGTAATCCGCAGCCGTGATCCGGTGGCAGTGCTGCTGGGTTGTGAGACATGACACATGTGGGAGTAAGCTTTATGCATTAGATTAATGTTAATGGTAGGCTGCTGCAAGCTGCATCCACCATCTCCTAATAGAGCCAACGCTGCTTGCTAATCTGACAAGAAGACGCCAGGTTTGATTAATCGTTGCTCGTACGATGCGTACCGAACTTGAGGGAGGGATTTCTGCGTCGCAACAGTTTGATGACGGGTGATGACCGGTGATGGGGACGCCGAAACGATAGGAGATAGGCCAAAACTCCACAGTGTGTCGTGTGTAGTACTGGGTTGTGGTGGTGCATGCGATGGAGCTCggagggtggtggtggtggcggtggacggTCGACGGTGTGCGTACCTTGGGAGTTGTTAATGGAGGAGCAGGTTGGTTTGTAGGTGCGCTGATGACATAGGTCTTCAAAAATCTGCGTACGACTGATGGTCTTGATTCCCCCTGCAAATGGGTTTCGATGACAGTGATAGGGCAGCAAATGATACTCCTATGAGAATATGAGGCCTGCAGTTTGACTGCGGTTTGACAGCCAGCAAATGATATGATTGCATGGTAGCCAAGTAGCTTAACAACCTTGATCAATCGCTAGAAAATGTGTCATTTTCCACAACAGATCCATCCATCAAGTTTGACAAACGAGATAAAAGCACCACTATAGACCAGAATGTCAGCATTTGTGCCATCTGGCATGTCTAGAATAACCCTCAGCTAACAAAGCACCTCTTCTCTAATCCAAAAAGATAAAAGTGGAAAGCCAAGATCACATCCCCACTCGGCATCCAAAGCCAGCTCCACCTAGACCGGTAGCGGTGCTAGTATATACTCCACTCGTAGCACTACAACAACATCAATCAAACAAAACAAAGACAAACATCCATCAGAGACAAGGCCGCATTTGTCCGAAAGAATGTTTAGGGCTTCTTTAGGGGCGCAAACCCGAAAAGAATGGAAGCAAAGCGTCGTCTCGTCTCAAAAGGGACGAAAGCTGGCGAAGGGGCGAGCCCCTCTCCCGTTGGCGCTTCCCCCTTGTTGGTTCTCTTCGTTCCTTCGTAGGCCTACCGGAACGGCTAGACCTGAACCACTccgtgcacgcacgcacgcacgtcgCGCGTCGCCGTCTTTACATCTcaaaaggcggcggcggcggccggggagcGCTTGTCCTGTGCTCCGGGGAGCGGCGCGGCGTGTCGCGGGAATAAGGCCcggtctgcgtggcggcgagcggtttgctggtgcggcttggacggggcggggcggggctcATGGGATTTGGGCGGGCGTGGGGAGGGTAGGACAGGCGGGTGAGGCCGTGCACGGGAAAGTGGCCGGGGAAAAGGTGAAACTTTGGGGCTTTTGCTGGTTTTCTGTGGACGTGGTAGCTGTGGACCGTCGGCGTATGGCTATATGCTCGTCTTTGCTACGGTCTCCGTGTATGCGTCCGGTTGATTGCGCTTTGCGCGTACATGTGTTCTTTTTTTTTCAAGAAAAAAAGGCTTGAAACGAGAGCAGATTTTGAATTAACAAAGTCATCAACCGTTCAGTACTACAACCATATTAGATCAATCAAAGAAAAATACTGAGATATACGTGATGGATGGAAAGCAGCTAACAAAGCCTCACACGCATCAACCAAACAAGAAAGATACACATGAACATGAAACTAAATACATTGGATGCATTTGGTTGCTCGCATTAGGCCAAGCAAGACCCGCTCGGGAAGAAAACATGTTGTTTGGCCCCATCAAATCTTAGCCCGTACAAGCCTCAAAGCAGTCATCAGCCAGGCCCGCCAGGAATGGTTGATCCGGCAGTTTCCAGCGAGCCAAACTCGAGCGATGCAGGGGAGGGGAACGCGGCGCTGAGCTGCTGCGAGCAGGGAGATGGCGGGAGCTTGCGCGCGTCTTCGAAAAAGTGGCAGGACAGTTCCGCGCCACCGCCCACCGATTCGGTCGCCCTATATAGCCAGGGTGACCAGAGCGGCAAAACTCCCGCCACCATTTCCCCCCTCTCGAGCTTTCTCTCCGTCGCAGATCCACCGATGAGGTAAGCGGCGCAACTGCTCTGACAATGGTTAACGGCGGTGACGAATCCACTACTCATCTTCTCTGACGTGTCCAGTGCCTCCTCCGCGGTTTCTCCGATGGCGCCTGTGAGTTCAATCGCCCCCCTCTTCTCTACTAGTTCTAGCTAGGTCTGTCCATGTAGTAGGGTTAGATCTTTCGATGTGTGTGACTGTGATGGATTTGAAGTATGCTAGGGGTTGTTTCCATGTCGGCAAGGATTGATAGCTTATTaaaccatttgatatttggggttttgattatatgggacattttgctCTCTTTAATGGGTAAACACATACTTTAGTACTATTGATTATGTACTAACTGGGTACAAGTTatttcaactagtagtgctgatgacaacacatctattaaaatgcttaaaaatgTTATCTTTCCGTGGCTTGAAGTccgtagatacttaatgactgatggtggtttgcattttattcatggtgcattcCGTAAACTCTtaactaaatatgatgtcaaccataaaattgcatcaccttatcatgctCAGTCTAGTGGACAGgttgaattgagcaatagagagataaaattaattttgcaaaaggccgTTAaccgatctaggaagaattggtataATAAACTTAATGATGCAATgtaggcttatagaactgcttataaaaatcatatgggcttGTCTCCatttaaaatggtctatggaaaagcatgtcgttTGCAtgttgaattagaacataaagcttattgggtaattaaagaactcaactatgattttaaacttgccggtgaaaagaggttatttaatattagctctctagatgaatggagaacacaagtttatgaaaatgccaagttgtttaaagaaaaggttaaagatGGCAAGACAAAAGAATAAAAAATGGGAATTTAAGGTTGGTGGTTAAGTTctattatacaactctcattttaggttctttgcagaaaaactcctctctaaataggAAGGTCCATATATCATTGAAGAAGTTTATCGCTCTAGAGCTATCAAGATTAACAATGCCGAGAGCACTAATCCGAGGATGGTTAATGGGCAaaaaattaaacattatatctcaggtacgcccattaatgctgaaactaatattattcaaaCAATAACactggaggaacacataaaagagacCTTCTGAAATGCTTCAGAACTCTGGAAAGGAGTGGTATTTGATATGGTAAGTAACCGACTCCAAAAGTTCCATAAAAAGTATTTATGTTTGTCTTGGAatattagaaaaatagaaaactaaGAAACAACCGAGAGGACCCACAAGGAGGTCACAAGGCATCAGGGCATGCCATACCCCCTAGGCGCGTCGTGTTGTCTTGTGAGCCCCTCGTGTGCCTTCCCGACTCCGTTTTCTTCCTAAATACTTGTTTCGAAAAATAAAAAATCAGTATATATACTCATGTATGTTTAGACCACTGTATTGTAAGTTTCTCCTTTGTTCATGTTTCAGGCAATTTTTCTAACAGGTCTGGATTGCTATGTCTTCGCAAGAATCAGATGGGGAGAGCCATGTTTCCCATACTACCGCAAACCCAAGGACAATGGTGTTGTCGACCCCTATGGGTGGTTGATTGATGAGGAGATAGATGGTGACTTCAAGAGGATGGACTCCTTGGGCGGGGAGGATGAAGAAACTTCCTTACCCCAACCAGGAGACATGCATATGGAATTCAAGATATCAAGCCTGTCGGTTACGGTTAAACCTCCCAATACTCGATTTACTTCTTATCGTCACCTGCAAAAGAGTGTTGCTTCATCTTCTACAGCCAAGCTGCATCCTTGGGTTGATGGTGCATTAACTGTCACCAACAAGCTCCGCAAGAAAATCATGGATCTTAAACATCAAGTCACTAAGCTCGAAGAATAAAATCGCATCCTCGTGGGAATCATCGCTAAGAATATTGCACCACCAACACCGAAGAAAGAAACTTGAGTACACATGTATGGGCACCACCCCTGGcttgttccaagcttgggggaggtgccccgatatcgtatcaccactgCTTCTATCATCTTTATCTATCTTAGTTTGATCATTAGTTATTTTGTGATTTtgaagaataaagttttagtatgaattAGCTTCAAGTCTTTGCTTCCTGATCTATCTATGTAACCGCGTGTGAGAGTTATAaaataaagagtagtttgagttttgtttctttactttcttgtttaaATCTTAGCAATAAAAGAAATGGAAGGTCATATGctaatcccatggggagtaataacttcacatagaaagagtatggttgataaaaAATATTGGGAATTAACAAACGTAGCATTGGTCattgatgaaattcatgcaaaattAATAGAGGAAGAgaggattcacatataaatacactatcttggacatctttaatgttgtgagcccccatcaaatatTTTCAGCTTGGTCAAATAGTcggtgttggacaaggaagacaacgtaatgcgtTATGTTTGCATATATTCACATAGaacttatattgtcatggatcctctaacatgtggtgcttactAATAATCTTTTGCTAACCAAAAtttcgtactaagtagagatactacttgtacaTCTGAaaccccttaaacccagtttcttgccatgagagtccaccatatactTATGGATTGAATAAAATCCTTcatgtaagttgtcatcgatgcaaaaaagcaataaaaattgctcctaaatatgtatgatcttttattgtaagggaaaataagctttgtacgatcttgtgatggcaaagaaataaaagcgacagatagCATAATAAAGGTTGTTATCAAAAGGGGAACATAAAGTGATGTTTCTTTCCCTTAAGAGCATGCACATTCAAAAACAAAAaaagcatgacaacctctgcttccctccatgaaGGTCCTATCTTTACTTTTCagtttttactttatgcaagactcAATAATGTTCATCCCTAGTCCATTCTTAATTACTCTCcacttggcaagcatcatgtggtaggGGAAGATCCAtgcacatatatccaattggatgtaggtaatcatgaattattattgttgacattatccttaAGGTAAATAAGTTGGCAGGACATTatccatacattactttgctctctttataggtagatgcattaacagtaaagatGAACTTTGTCACATGTGCatcccagatcttagtgtcctcaaaagTGCGGTATTAAGCGATAaacgatataacttgggggccaatgTTGCACGAAGGTTACATCTTAATGGTAaaaatggagatttatttggtggaatttatgcaactcgtttagctgaTTATCTTGGCGTAGCCATAAATGAAAATGATATTGAGTTACCACCcgtttttctagattataatgccatggttcgccatcagtttcttgagagtaacgaacagtccctccagtaccgactaatctttgacagacggcgtgcTGTCTATATTACTCTCcttgctcctactttctttaacttttAGGAAAacaggagatattttataaccagggaggaggcaaatgaatatgagaggaggacggaggcggctcgcctccaggctgcagctctccaggcagtagctgctgcatctcagtacaaccccgactacaactttggatgtccgccaggccagccgtggccatagaccaacttaggctaaaagcctaagcttgggggggtacgtacttcccaccgacattacattcatgt
Above is a window of Triticum dicoccoides isolate Atlit2015 ecotype Zavitan chromosome 5B, WEW_v2.0, whole genome shotgun sequence DNA encoding:
- the LOC119311953 gene encoding uncharacterized protein LOC119311953, with the protein product MEVEAHEKKGHRAFAKAIKSFGSHRRSNSDLDKMCGKDALYASDKTFVPPKQAEGVKAKVKSDLSKEVQPGRGAQSSLRKEILQLEKHLKDQQVVRGALEKAMGPDAAPVNNLLHEMPVPKAANELIREIATLELEVKNMEQYLLTLYRQAFEQQAPALSPPDRREALKPSVSARWSGQLREAPGARVSCKGRGDAVLRSSYPPPPPPRKKWNDPLMDCSTSACLDRPNDSDALRCQSALSCRGICSSRISPSEESLARALRSCHSQPFSFLEEDAAAAGVISLAEYLGTNVADHIPETPNNLSEEMVRCMAGVYCKLADPPLVHHGSSSSPTSSFSSTSAISPQYVGDMWSPNYKRETTLDSRLINPFHVEGLKEFSGPYNTMVEIPAICRDNRRLRDVEDLLQTYKLILYRLETVDLRRMTNEEKIAFWVNIHNALLMHAYLRYGVPQNNLKKSSILVKAACKIAGRNINVALIQNLVLGCNTHCPGQWLRTLLYPRMKSKASKAGHEWQAFAVAQPEPLLRFALCSGSHSDPAVRVYTPKRLFQQLEAAKEEFIRATVGVWREHKILLPKLVEAYAKDVKLSSQGLVDMVQRYLPESLRAAMQRCQQQQGGGRSSKIVEWVPYNLNFRYLIARDLAFPHLS